One genomic window of Meles meles chromosome 3, mMelMel3.1 paternal haplotype, whole genome shotgun sequence includes the following:
- the FAM170A gene encoding protein FAM170A — protein sequence MKQRQKRKHLESEESPESAQQGGGVSKSQEDAPQLESTGVAKGWDTEVGEVSSASEYLSCVSSPRKLVYAGLRRVPRDCPKPRSPLIQVQEQGETAPPSHRVSSSPSSYKTCVSSLHINKEEKGMKIYYMLVQMEKGVAVSWETEETSESLEKQPRVEEVTLPEDVRVGTPPSDVSTRNLLSDSEPSGEEKEHEERAESDSPLGSPAVEERPRAKTPDWLVTMESGYRCMACCRVFSTLEVLQEHVEHGIWEGFSCRVFHLTMAQLTGTVEAAGTREEEQDEKGEEEQERREEEKEKEDERPPQEDLSPKRPWSQCPGCVFHSPKDKNH from the exons ATGAAACAGCGACAGAAGAGGAAACATCTGGAAAGTGAAGAGTCCCCGGAAAGTGCCCAGCAGGGAGGAG GAGTCTCAAAGTCACAGGAGGACGCCCCTCAGCTTGAATCAACTGGGGTGGCCAAAGGTTGGGACACGGAGGTGGGGGAAGTGTCCTCTGCCTCTGAATATTTGTCCTGTGTCTCTTCTCCACGCAAGCTCGTCTATGCTG GACTCCGGCGAGTACCTCGAGACTGTCCCAAGCCTAGATCACCCCTAATCCAGGTTCAGGAACAAggggagactgctcccccctCACACCGAGTCTCTTCATCCCCTTCGTCCTATAAGACCTGTGTGTCCTCTCTGCACataaacaaagaggaaaagggCATGAAAATATACTACATGCTGGTACAAATGGAAAAGGGCGTGGCTGTCTCCTGGGAGACCGAGGAGACCTCGGAGTCGCTAGAAAAGCAGCCAAGGGTGGAAGAAGTGACCCTTCCCGAGGACGTGCGGGTAGGGACTCCCCCCTCTGACGTGTCCACCAGAAACCTGCTGTCTGACAGTGAGCCCagcggggaggagaaggagcacgAGGAACGGGCAGAGTCCGACAGCCCACTGGGGTCGCCCGCGGTTGAGGAGAGACCCAGGGCCAAGACCCCCGACTGGCTGGTGACCATGGAGTCCGGTTACAGGTGCATGGCCTGCTGCCGGGTCTTCTCCACCCTGGAGGTCCTCCAGGAGCACGTGGAGCATGGCATCTGGGAAGGTTTCAGCTGCCGCGTGTTTCACCTCACCATGGCTCAGCTGACAGGCACCGTAGAAGCCGCAGGCACCCGTGAGGAGGAGCAggatgagaagggggaggaagagcaggagaggcgggaggaggaaaaggagaaggaggacgAGCGGCCTCCGCAGGAAGACCTCAGCCCAAAGCGACCTTGGAGCCAGTGCCCAGGCTGTGTGTTCCATTCTCCAAAGGACAAGAA CCATTGA